One genomic window of Sarcophilus harrisii chromosome X, mSarHar1.11, whole genome shotgun sequence includes the following:
- the G6PD gene encoding glucose-6-phosphate 1-dehydrogenase yields the protein MGSRASRADLRSGRRGLNPSTAVGPVVFLPPPSRQQTRDPGANAESSMAEQVALSRTQVCGILREELYQGDAFHQSDTHIFIIMGASGDLAKKKIYPTIWWLFRDGLLPEDTFIVGYARSNLTVADIRKQSEPYFKATPEENQRLEEFFSRNSYVAGQYNEPASFQRLNAHMNSLHHGKQANRLFYLALPPTVYEAVTKNIKESCMSQEGWNRIIVEKPFGKDLQSSDKLSNHISSLFHEDQIYRIDHYLGKEMVQNLMVLRFGNRIFGPIWNRDNIACVILTFKEPFGTLGRGGYFDEFGIIRDVMQNHLLQMLCLVAMEKPASTNSDDVRDEKVKVLKCISEVRATDVVLGQYVGNPDGEGEATKGYLDDPTVPQGSTTATFAAVVLYVENERWDGVPFILRCGKALNERKAEVRLQFRDVAGDIFQRQCKRNELVIRVQPNEAVYTKMMTKKPGMFFNPEESELDLTYGNRYKDVKLPDAYERLILDVFCGSQMHFVRSDELREAWRIFTPLLHHIERESPAIALSWSLPASRPPVVIVLAHRPYFGTGSLALGDREGPIERFPGPLYSQQPAPPQPCLQLLPDMLPPAWAPRASQLHSNSSH from the exons ATGGGGAGTCGGGCGAGTAGAGCTGATCTGCGCTCGGGCAGACGAGGCTTAAATCCGAGTACAGCCGTGGGCCCCGTTGTCTTCCTTCCTCCGCCGAGTCGGCAGCAGACCCGGGACCCGGGAGCGAACGCTG AAAGCAGCATGGCCGAGCAAGTGGCCCTGAGCCGGACTCAAGTGTGTGGGATTCTCCGGGAAGAACTGTACCAGGGCGATGCCTTCCACCAGTCCGACACACATATATTCATCATCATGGGAGCCTCG GGTGACTTAGCAAAGAAGAAAATCTACCCTACAATTTG GTGGCTGTTCCGTGACGGGCTCCTTCCCGAAGATACCTTCATCGTGGGCTATGCCCGCTCAAACCTCACTGTGGCTGACATCCGGAAACAAAGCGAGCCCTATTTTAAG GCCACTCCCGAAGAGAACCAGAGGCTGGAGGAGTTCTTCTCTCGAAATTCCTACGTGGCGGGCCAGTACAATGAGCCGGCCTCCTTCCAGCGTCTCAATGCCCACATGAACTCCCTGCATCACGGGAAGCAGGCCAACCGCCTCTTCTACCTAGCCTTGCCGCCCACCGTCTACGAAGCCGTCACAAAGAACATCAAAGAGAGTTGCATGAGCCAGGA AGGCTGGAATCGAATCATCGTGGAGAAGCCTTTCGGAAAGGACCTTCAGAGCTCTGACAAGCTCTCGAACCACATCTCCTCGCTCTTCCACGAGGACCAGATCTACCGGATCGATCATTATCTGGGCAAGGAGATGGTACAGAACCTCATGGTGCTAAG ATTCGGGAATAGGATCTTTGGACCCATCTGGAACCGAGACAACATCGCCTGTGTGATCCTCACCTTTAAGGAGCCCTTTGGCACTCTTGGCCGCGGGGGCTATTTTGACGAGTTTGGGATCATCCG AGACGTGATGCAGAACCACCTCTTGCAGATGCTTTGCCTGGTAGCCATGGAAAAACCCGCCTCCACCAATTCCGACGATGTCCGCGATGAAAAG GTGAAGGTCCTAAAGTGTATCTCGGAAGTGAGAGCCACTGATGTGGTCTTGGGCCAGTATGTGGGGAATCCAGATGGAGAAGGAGAAGCTACTAAGGGCTATCTAGACGACCCCACGGTTCCCCAGGGCTCCACCACTGCCACGTTTGCTGCCGTGGTCCTCTACGTGGAAAATGAAAGATGGGATG GTGTCCCCTTTATCCTCCGCTGTGGAAAAGCCCTGAATGAGCGCAAAGCGGAAGTGCGGCTGCAGTTCCGGGATGTGGCCGGTGACATCTTCCAGCGCCAGTGTAAGCGGAATGAGCTGGTGATCAGAGTGCAGCCCAACGAGGCCGTCTACACCAAGATGATGACCAAGAAGCCGGGGATGTTCTTCAACCCCGAGGAGTCCGAGCTGGACCTGACCTACGGCAACAGATACAAA GATGTGAAGCTGCCCGATGCTTATGAGCGCCTCATCCTTGATGTCTTCTGTGGGAGCCAGATGCACTTTGTGCGCAG tGATGAGCTTCGGGAAGCCTGGAGGATCTTTACACCTCTGCTGCACCACATTGAGAGGGAAAGCCCAGCCATTGCCTTATCTTGGAG TCTCCCAGCTTCCCGGCCTCCCGTTGTCATCGTCTTGGCACATCGGCCTTACTTCGG GACCGGGAGCCTGGCCCTGGGGGACAGGGAAGGCCCCATCGAAAGATTCCCTGGCCCCCTGTACTCCCAGCAGCCGGCACCTCCTCAGCCCTGTTTACAGCTGCTACCAGACATGCTTCCACCTGCTTGGGCTCCCAGAGCCAGCCAGCTACATTCCAATAGCAGCCACTAG